A window from bacterium encodes these proteins:
- a CDS encoding succinate dehydrogenase: MEKNKQHLKNKLGLLGWLGGGRYGLERYAYALHRLTGLGLLTYFILHIFVTGTRIAGPEAWQQTMQSFTTPWFKVGEFLIFVCFAYHGLNGLRLGITELGLMLGKPARPVYPYRSSVLRQRPFFIVVMILVAAMILLGGTDFYLLNR, encoded by the coding sequence ATGGAAAAAAACAAACAGCATTTGAAAAACAAGCTGGGATTGCTCGGCTGGCTGGGCGGCGGCCGTTACGGCCTGGAACGATACGCCTATGCGCTGCACCGACTGACCGGGCTGGGCCTGCTCACTTATTTCATCCTGCACATCTTTGTCACCGGAACCCGTATCGCCGGGCCGGAGGCATGGCAGCAAACCATGCAGAGTTTTACTACACCCTGGTTCAAGGTCGGCGAGTTTCTGATCTTTGTCTGTTTCGCCTATCACGGCCTGAACGGCCTGCGGCTGGGAATCACCGAACTGGGCCTGATGCTGGGCAAACCTGCCAGGCCGGTCTACCCCTATCGCTCCTCCGTGCTGCGGCAGCGACCGTTCTTCATCGTCGTCATGATTCTGGTGGCCGCGATGATCCTTCTGGGTGGAACGGATTTCTATCTGCTGAACCGGTAA